From Methanosarcina lacustris Z-7289, one genomic window encodes:
- a CDS encoding FprA family A-type flavoprotein, producing the protein MKIENTDGAVELARGVYWVGAIDWNGRDFHGFTTPGGTTYNSYLVVGEKTALIDTVKAPFAGEMFRRLTRIIDPSKLDYIVVNHMELDHAGSLAELKKQTDAKILITKRGVDILNGYFRDSGSENWDLEVVKTGDQLDLGGKTLMFLEATMLHWPDSMETFLKEDRILFSNDGFGQHIATSKRYDSEVGDVIPEAAEYYANILMPFPMPLLRFLEVLDKLGVDPLQIAPAHGIIWKQDLKKILEAYRAWANGEVKEKVLVIYDTMWGSTEMMANEIAETVRNAGVEVKLLNIRKNTRNHIMKEMLDAAAFAVGSPTLNNGLFPTVGDFLVYLKGLRPQKKKAVAFGSYGWGGGAVKTIEQELINAGIEVLEPGLQVRYRPYEKELEKCRKLGEQLAALAKEQ; encoded by the coding sequence ATGAAAATAGAAAATACAGACGGGGCCGTCGAACTTGCCAGGGGAGTTTACTGGGTAGGAGCAATCGACTGGAACGGCAGGGACTTTCACGGGTTTACCACTCCGGGTGGGACAACCTACAACTCCTACCTTGTTGTTGGGGAAAAGACTGCCCTTATAGATACCGTAAAGGCTCCCTTTGCAGGGGAGATGTTCAGGCGCCTCACCCGGATAATCGACCCTTCAAAACTTGACTACATTGTAGTAAACCATATGGAACTTGATCATGCAGGTTCCCTGGCAGAGCTTAAAAAACAAACCGATGCAAAGATTCTCATTACAAAAAGGGGCGTTGATATCCTTAACGGCTACTTCAGAGACTCAGGCAGCGAGAACTGGGACCTTGAGGTTGTGAAGACCGGAGACCAGCTGGACCTTGGAGGCAAGACCCTCATGTTCCTGGAAGCCACAATGCTGCACTGGCCTGACAGCATGGAAACTTTCCTGAAAGAAGATAGGATCCTCTTCTCAAATGATGGTTTCGGCCAGCATATAGCCACTTCAAAGAGGTATGATTCCGAAGTCGGGGATGTTATCCCGGAAGCTGCCGAGTATTATGCAAACATACTGATGCCGTTTCCCATGCCCCTTCTTCGCTTTCTGGAAGTGCTGGACAAACTGGGAGTAGACCCTCTGCAGATCGCCCCTGCCCACGGAATCATATGGAAACAGGACCTCAAAAAAATCCTTGAGGCATACAGGGCATGGGCTAATGGGGAAGTAAAGGAAAAGGTGCTTGTTATATACGATACTATGTGGGGCAGCACGGAAATGATGGCAAACGAGATTGCAGAAACTGTTCGGAACGCGGGAGTTGAGGTCAAACTTCTTAATATCCGGAAAAACACCCGGAACCATATAATGAAAGAGATGCTTGATGCAGCAGCTTTTGCAGTAGGCTCACCAACCCTTAATAACGGGCTCTTTCCCACAGTAGGGGACTTCCTGGTATACCTCAAAGGCCTGCGCCCCCAGAAGAAAAAAGCTGTGGCGTTCGGGTCATACGGTTGGGGAGGAGGAGCAGTAAAAACAATCGAACAGGAATTAATAAATGCGGGAATAGAGGTGCTCGAACCCGGACTGCAGGTTCGGTACAGGCCATATGAAAAAGAACTGGAAAAATGCAGAAAACTTGGAGAGCAGCTTGCAGCTCTTGCAAAAGAACAGTAA
- the budA gene encoding acetolactate decarboxylase: MTKKILLIVLIVLSVTFVSGCTNLAKDFSEKFGNIEKPDNIESSAESASDLLSSETDVLYQVSTIDALLQGVYDGVLPVAELATHGDFGIGTFDGLEGEMLALDGNYYQIKTDGIAYPVSGEMLTPFAIVTYFEADENFRLEKPVNLTELENFLDLNLPSENLFYAVRVNGNFSYIKARSVPRQEKPYPKLADAVSTQSVFEFENISGTLVGFKAPEYVKGVNVPGYHLHFITEDRNAGGHVLDFEMENGDAAIDITSEFFMELPTSGDFYNVKLGQDLQNDMEKVEK; encoded by the coding sequence ATGACTAAAAAAATTCTTTTGATTGTTTTAATTGTTTTATCAGTTACTTTTGTTTCCGGTTGCACTAATCTTGCCAAAGACTTCTCCGAAAAATTCGGCAATATTGAGAAACCCGACAATATTGAGAGCAGTGCGGAATCAGCTTCAGATCTTCTCAGTAGTGAAACTGACGTTCTCTATCAGGTTTCAACAATCGATGCCCTGCTTCAGGGCGTTTACGATGGAGTCCTACCAGTTGCGGAACTTGCAACCCACGGAGACTTTGGTATAGGAACTTTTGACGGGCTCGAAGGGGAAATGCTTGCCCTCGACGGCAATTACTATCAGATAAAAACAGATGGAATTGCCTATCCTGTATCCGGGGAAATGCTCACTCCTTTTGCCATTGTCACATACTTTGAAGCCGATGAAAATTTCCGACTTGAGAAACCTGTAAACCTTACCGAACTTGAAAACTTCCTTGACCTTAACCTGCCTTCGGAAAACCTTTTTTATGCGGTCCGGGTTAACGGGAATTTCTCTTATATAAAAGCACGAAGTGTACCCAGACAGGAAAAACCTTATCCAAAACTTGCGGATGCGGTATCCACCCAGTCTGTTTTCGAATTTGAAAACATAAGCGGCACACTGGTAGGGTTCAAAGCCCCTGAATATGTGAAAGGTGTAAATGTGCCCGGGTATCACCTTCACTTCATTACGGAAGATAGAAATGCAGGTGGACATGTCCTGGACTTTGAGATGGAAAACGGAGATGCTGCCATCGATATTACAAGCGAGTTCTTCATGGAGCTCCCCACCAGCGGAGACTTCTATAACGTGAAACTGGGTCAGGACCTCCAGAATGATATGGAAAAGGTTGAAAAATGA
- a CDS encoding ferritin-like domain-containing protein, producing the protein MKSSYQETIDEVRNLKGIEEAVALAIEREIEARDFYMQQADLMENPKFKELYKHLAEEEVMHIGYLEGYRDKKELPTISTEVPSGQSFSPEFDTARIKGVEITPGDTGILLAAMRHERKSEDFYSEMAKRVEDETQKKFFEMLSRYERGHYEMIDNYFENVTQFRMQT; encoded by the coding sequence ATGAAAAGCTCATATCAGGAAACAATAGATGAAGTAAGAAATCTGAAAGGGATAGAAGAAGCCGTAGCTCTGGCTATAGAGAGGGAAATAGAAGCAAGGGACTTCTACATGCAGCAGGCTGACTTAATGGAAAACCCAAAATTCAAGGAACTCTATAAGCACCTGGCAGAAGAGGAGGTAATGCATATTGGCTACCTCGAAGGGTACCGCGATAAAAAAGAACTGCCCACAATCAGCACGGAAGTCCCCAGTGGGCAGTCTTTCAGCCCGGAGTTCGATACAGCCCGAATAAAAGGAGTCGAGATAACCCCTGGAGATACAGGCATTCTTCTTGCAGCCATGAGACATGAGAGAAAGAGTGAAGACTTTTATTCGGAAATGGCCAAAAGAGTCGAAGACGAGACTCAGAAAAAATTCTTTGAGATGCTGTCAAGGTACGAAAGAGGCCACTACGAAATGATTGACAACTATTTTGAAAATGTAACTCAGTTCCGGATGCAGACCTGA
- the afpA gene encoding archaeoflavoprotein AfpA: MVEPLGKKVKRIAWGITGSGDQMIETYSILVDIKNQTGVETMVFLSKEGETVMKWYHLWDKIQNDFPNFKVDAGPNSPFIAGPLQMGYYDFLLIAPATANTVAKIVYGIADTLVTNAVSQTAKGKTPIFIMPVDQKRGTVKTAAPSGRAFELSMREVDVTNSEKLAQMENITLLSSPYEIYDVFGLERPSEDITLKVKEQKKHKAKKETEI; the protein is encoded by the coding sequence TTGGTAGAACCGTTAGGCAAGAAAGTTAAACGCATAGCATGGGGAATTACAGGTTCCGGAGACCAGATGATTGAGACCTATAGTATTCTGGTGGACATTAAGAACCAAACAGGCGTTGAAACAATGGTTTTCCTGTCCAAAGAGGGGGAAACCGTGATGAAATGGTATCACCTGTGGGACAAAATCCAGAACGATTTCCCTAACTTCAAAGTCGATGCAGGCCCCAACTCCCCATTTATTGCAGGCCCATTGCAGATGGGATATTATGATTTCCTGCTCATAGCCCCGGCAACTGCCAATACAGTGGCAAAGATCGTATACGGGATTGCAGATACCCTTGTTACAAATGCGGTTTCTCAGACCGCGAAAGGAAAAACCCCTATTTTCATCATGCCTGTAGACCAGAAAAGGGGAACTGTAAAGACTGCTGCACCCAGTGGTAGAGCATTTGAGCTAAGTATGCGCGAAGTAGATGTTACAAACTCGGAAAAACTTGCGCAGATGGAAAACATAACCTTACTTTCCAGTCCCTATGAGATTTATGATGTATTTGGACTCGAACGGCCTTCTGAAGATATAACCTTAAAAGTGAAAGAACAAAAGAAACACAAAGCTAAGAAGGAAACCGAAATTTAA